One stretch of Glycine soja cultivar W05 chromosome 7, ASM419377v2, whole genome shotgun sequence DNA includes these proteins:
- the LOC114420133 gene encoding UPF0613 protein PB24D3.06c-like: MNPSLTSSSSTLSSSSSSWFSGIVRAGRSNSVKMSNNSAVAPSADTVGPVVRKNQFRGVLFKYGPNPIQVAFKTGDYKRQVIFIGGLTDGFLATSYLEPLAIALDHENWSLVQFLMSSSYSGYGTSSLQQDAKELDQLINYLINKEDSEGVALLGHSTGCQDIVHYMRTNFACSRAVRAAIFQAPVSDREYQATLPHTASMIDLAAKMISEGRGLELMPMEADPTAPITAYRYHSLCSYNGDDDMFSSDLSDDQLKMRLGHMSSTHCQVIFSMADEYVPDYVDKKALVERLCKAMGGAEKVEIEYGNHSLSNRVEEAVDAIIDFLKREGPKGWDDPWS; this comes from the exons ATGAATCCTTCTCTCACTTCTTCTTCCTCAACCTTGTCGTCTTCTTCTTCGTCCTGGTTCTCCGGAATCGTTCGAGCCGGTCGTTCCAACAGTGTCAAAATGTCCAATAACTCCGCCGTTGCACCCTCCGCCGACACCGTCGGCCCCGTCGTTCGCAAAAATCAGTTCCGAGGGGTTCTTTTCAAGTACGGTCCCAATCCTATTCAG GTTGCATTTAAGACTGGTGATTATAAGCGGCAAGTCATTTTTATTGGTGGATTGACCGATGGTTTTCTTGCTACTTC ATACTTGGAACCTCTGGCAATTGCTCTGGACCATGAGAATTGGTCATTAGTTCAATTCCTTATGTCATCTTCATACAGTGGATATGGCACCTCCAGCTTGCAAcaa GATGCTAAGGAGCTGGATCAgctgattaattatttaattaacaaagaAGACTCTGAAGGTGTGGCATTACTTGGGCATAGTACTGGCTGTCAG GATATTGTGCATTACATGCGCACAAATTTTGCTTGCTCCCGAGCTGTTCGTGCTGCCATCTTTCAG GCTCCAGTCAGTGATCGGGAATATCAAGCTACACTCCCTCACACAGCTTCTATGATTGACTTGGCTGCTAAGATGATAAGTGAAGGCCGAGGTTTAGAGTTAATGCCAATGGAAGCAGATCCTACTGCCCCAATAACTGCCTATAG GTATCACTCCCTTTGTTCATATAATGGTGATGATGACATGTTCAGTTCTGACCTGAGTGATGATCAATTGAAGATGAGACTTGGGCATATGTCTAGCACACATTGTCAG GTTATATTTTCAATGGCTGACGAATATGTGCCAGATTATGTTGATAAGAAAGCTCTAGTTGAGCG GTTATGCAAAGCCATGGGAGGAGCAGAGAAAGTAGAGATCGAATATGGAAATCATTCCCTCTCTAACAGAGTTGAAGAAGCTGTTGATGCTATTATTGACTTCTTAAAAAGAGAGGGACCCAAGGGCTGGGACGATCCATGGAGTTAA
- the LOC114420131 gene encoding adenylate isopentenyltransferase 5, chloroplastic-like → MMNMLSVSAALCKPVASFNPASHSLRNMNSLSLFMNKKEKVVVIMGATGTGKSKLAIELATQFPPAEIVNSDKMQVYEGLNITTNKVTEEERRGVPHHLLGTVNPNTSFTAQDFCDQATLAVGSILGRDGLPIIAGGSNSFLDALVNHHTEFRLRYDCCFLWVDVSLPVLHSSLSARVDRMIHSGQLHEVRQSFQYHNQDYTLGIRKAIGVPEFHDFFRAEADGADQRTKQRLLQAAIASLKTNNCTLAKRQLQKIHRLYSMWKRNMHRLDATEVFLKTTRQEAEEAWEDHVLSKTRRILHKFLYEDTHVVPAGIASVVIASSPPPMPATAAAATH, encoded by the coding sequence atGATGAACATGCTTTCGGTGTCAGCAGCGCTGTGCAAGCCCGTAGCGAGTTTCAACCCGGCATCACATTCACTGAGGAATATGAACTCGCTGTCCCTCTTCATGAACAAGAAGGAAAAAGTAGTGGTAATCATGGGCGCAACGGGGACAGGAAAGTCAAAACTGGCCATAGAGTTGGCCACGCAATTCCCACCAGCGGAGATAGTCAACTCCGACAAAATGCAAGTGTACGAAGGCCTAAACATCACCACAAACAAAGTCACCGAAGAAGAGCGTCGCGGGGTCCCACACCATCTCCTAGGCACGGTGAATCCCAACACCAGTTTCACTGCACAAGACTTTTGCGACCAGGCCACTCTCGCCGTTGGGTCCATATTGGGCCGTGACGGTTTACCCATCATTGCGGGTGGGTCCAACTCCTTCCTCGACGCGTTGGTCAACCATCACACCGAGTTTCGGTTACGCTACGACTGCTGCTTCCTCTGGGTCGATGTCTCACTCCCCGTCCTCCATTCCTCTCTCTCCGCACGTGTGGATCGCATGATCCACTCTGGCCAGCTCCACGAGGTTCGACAGAGTTTTCAATACCACAACCAGGATTATACCTTAGGGATACGAAAGGCCATTGGCGTACCCGAGTTTCATGATTTTTTCAGAGCCGAAGCCGACGGAGCCGATCAGAGGACCAAACAGCGCCTCCTCCAGGCTGCCATTGCTTCCCTCAAAACCAACAACTGCACCCTCGCCAAGCGGCAGCTCCAGAAGATTCACCGCCTTTATAGCATGTGGAAACGGAACATGCACCGCCTCGACGCCACCGAGGTTTTCCTCAAGACCACTCGCCAGGAGGCAGAGGAGGCCTGGGAGGATCACGTCTTGTCCAAGACCAGAAGGATTCTCCATAAGTTCCTGTATGAGGACACGCATGTTGTTCCCGCAGGTATTGCGTCTGTTGTTATTGCTTCTTCGCCGCCGCCCATGCCTGCCACCGCCGCCGCCGCAACTCACtag
- the LOC114420132 gene encoding zinc finger BED domain-containing protein RICESLEEPER 2-like has product MEDISFSPEGIYPISSPINESPSPSPSPIDQTHSPIQVDLAPSPSPVNVDHTPSPHEDEVNNVEAQGGICRLKSKIWQHFKKIKVNGLDKAECKYCKKLLGGKSKNGTKHLWQHNEICVQYKIFMRGMKGQTFLTPKVVQGKQELGAGTYDAERAREELAKAIIMHEYPLSIVDHLGFRRYSAALQPVFQVPTRNTIKKEIMKIYENERATTLKLLDSLDGRVAITSDMWTSTSQKRGYMAITAHYVDGCWNLQSQILRFIYVPAPHTSDRLCNVLTDCLMDWNIDTKLSTITLDNCTTNDAMIDKIKDKLHLGSLLRDGSLLHMRCCAHILNLIVKDGLEVVKEGVENIRDSVAYWTATPKRKEKFEETAKQLRIPYTKNLALDCPTRWNSTYKMLEIAIGYEDVFCRLKQRESQYTCLPSTLQWQFAKDICGRLKLFNTITELFSSTKHPTANLYFPNICEIKLAIKQWITSPNPMIQQMAKNMMIKFDKYWGVIHNVMGVATVLDPRYKMELLEYYYEKLYEHDSFTQVRGIQQLCYDLVSDYQMKMNKGSFGSNVGDVTGSEVVGDALSEYDRFIIRKKRARSSYVKSELDHYLEEDVLPRAVDFDILMWWKFNGVKYPTLQAIAKDILAIPVSTVASESAFSTGGQVLSPHRSRLQWTTLEALMCARSWLWSAENTGSMSYKVVAECANVMNEMVSDDEGEMMGAASVTNLEE; this is encoded by the exons atggaagatATTAGTTTTTCACCAGAAGGAATTTACCCTATTTCTTCACCAATTAATGAGTCTCCTTCTCCTTCACCTTCACCAATTGATCAAACTCATTCACCTATTCAAGTTGATCTTGCACCTTCTCCTTCACCTGTTAATGTTGATCATACTCCTTCACCTCATGAAGATGAAGTTAATAATGTGGAGGCACAAGGAGGAATATGTAGGCTGAAAAGTAAGATTTGGCagcatttcaaaaaaattaaagtcaatGGTTTGGACAAGGCTGAATGCAAGTATTGTAAGAAACTTCTTGGTGGAAAATCAAAAAATGGAACCAAGCATTTGTGGCAGCATAATGAGATTTGTGTTCAATACAAGATTTTTATGAGAGGGATGAAAGGCCAAACATTTCTTACCCCTAAGGTCGTGCAAGGAAAACAAGAGTTGGGTGCGGGAACTTATGATGCAGAACGTGCAAGGGAAGAGTTGGCAAAAGCAATTATTATGCATGAGTACCCACTATCAATTGTTGATCACCTTGGCTTTAGGAGATACTCTGCTGCCCTCCAACCTGTGTTTCAG GTTCCTACTAGAAACACAATTAAGAAGGAGATAATGAAAATCTATGAGAATGAACGAGCAACAACTTTGAAGTTGTTGGATAGTCTTGATGGAAGAGTGGCCATTACATCAGACATGTGGACTTCAACAAGTCAGAAGAGGGGGTATATGGCTATTACAGCTCATTACGTTGATGGTTGTTGGAACTTACAAAGTCAAATTTTGAG GTTCATCTATGTTCCTGCTCCTCATACAAGTGATAGACTTTGCAATGTATTGACTGATTGTTTGATGGATTGGAATATTGACACAAAACTGTCCACTATCACCCTAGATAATTGTACCACAAATGATGCtatgattgataaaattaaggataaattgcACTTAGGTAGTTTGCTTAGGGATGGATCTTTACTTCACATGCGTTGTTGTGCTCACATCCTTAATTTGATAGTAAAAGATGGGTTGGAAGTGGTGAAAGAAGGTGTAGAAAATATTCGGGATAGTGTAGCATATTGGACAGCAACACCCAAGAGGAAGGAAAAATTTGAGGAAACGGCTAAACAATTGAGAATCCCTTACACTAAAAATTTGGCATTAGACTGTCCAACTAGATGGAACTCAACTTATAAAATGCTTGAAATTGCCATAGGATATGAGGATGTATTTTGTCGATTAAAGCAACGAGAGTCTCAATATACTTGTTTGCCAAGTACTTTACAGTGGCAATTTGCAAAGGATATTTGTGGGAGATTGAAGTTGTTCAATACTATCACTGAATTATTTTCTTCTACTAAACATCCAACTGCTAATTTGTATTTTCCAAATATATGTGAGATTAAGTTGGCAATCAAACAATGGATTACCTCTCCTAACCCAATGATTCAACAAATGGCAAAAAAtatgatgatcaaatttgataaatattgggGTGTGATTCATAATGTGATGGGAGTTGCCACTGTTTTAGATCCTAGGTACAAGATGGAGTTGCTTgagtattattatgaaaaattgtatGAGCATGACTCTTTTACTCAAGTGAGGGGCATTCAACAATTGTGTTATGACTTAGTTTCTGATTACCAAATGAAAATGAACAAAGGCTCTTTTGGTAGTAATGTTGGTGATGTTACTGGTAGTGAAGTTGTTGGTGATGCATTATCTGAGTATGATAgatttataataagaaaaaaaagggctAGAAGTTCTTATGTTAAATCAGAGTTAGACCACTATTTAGAAGAAGATGTTTTACCAAGAGCTGTTGACTTTGATATTTTGATGTGGTGGAAGTTTAATGGTGTCAAGTATCCAACACTTCAAGCAATTGCTAAGGATATATTAGCTATTCCAGTATCTACCGTAGCTTCAGAATCTGCATTTAGCACTGGTGGTCAAGTATTAAGCCCACATCGTAGTAGACTTCAATGGACTACTTTAGAGGCTTTAATGTGCGCTAGAAGTTGGTTGTGGAGTGCTGAAAATACGG GTTCTATGAGCTATAAAGTTGTTGCTGAATGTGCTAATGTAATGAATGAAATGGTTTCAGATGATGAAG GTGAAATGATGGGTGCTGCTAGTGTCACTAATTTGGAGGAATGA
- the LOC114420135 gene encoding uncharacterized protein LOC114420135: MLKAFPFVSNSYRPITATLLSLSHTTSKLETHLVTCEYPAICFSLSFTHQVLFPRENRHLCLEDTLCVLVCCRRKIATFAVLEGGFVGGCSGVVAFCDAMPEKVVISPQWALWSIPMLHWRVGLLTALVMVGMVVVWSIDGCTVKNIIQAWRYQQDYLAVKSHTPNLTFVSPYSPVNFTVYGKKPLLVKGHASWVSSELEPNLTSNLIARWSARGGEPCKDSKAVEIAIPGLDGGEVIELSAGDVHEFGFQALDDSGKPLCVGGDYFETDLSGDSWKSRPLVKDFSNGSYLISLQVHPDFDGVYNLTIILLYRHFEGLKFTPWRFSYDQMLRSVAIRFYKSSVRLPELQGCKASDFDRDVWIGRWTRHGKNDDCTIGNDGRYRCLAPDFPCQAPWCDGSLGILESNGWVYSTHCSFKLYSAESAWNCLKNRWIFFWGDSNHVDTIRNLLNFVLDLPEIPSVPRRFDMNFSNPRDPSQTVRITSIFNGHWNETQNYLGLDSLRDEGFQDLLKKYFSEDTIPDTVIMNSGLHDGVHWRNIRAFSVGADYAASFWGDVMKTVKQRGLAWPRVFFRNTVATGGYARSLAFNPNKMEVFNGVLLEKLKQSGVVSGVIDNFDMTFPWHFDNRCNDGVHYGRAPAKMKWRDGQIGHQYFVDLMLAHVLLNALCAR, encoded by the coding sequence ATGTTAAAAGCCTTCCCTTTCGTCTCGAACTCATACCGACCCATTACCGCAACACTATTATCTCTCTCTCACACTACATCGAAATTGGAAACACACCTAGTAACTTGTGAGTATCCCGcgatttgtttttccctttctttcacTCATCAAGTTTTGTTTCCTCGGGAAAATCGACACTTGTGCTTGGAAGACACTCTTTGTGTTTTGGTGTGTTGTCGTCGAAAGATAGCAACTTTTGCGGTATTGGAGGGTGGATTTGTTGGTGGCTGTTCTGGGGTGGTGGCGTTTTGTGATGCCATGCCAGAGAAAGTTGTGATTTCGCCCCAATGGGCTCTATGGTCCATTCCAATGCTTCATTGGCGTGTTGGGTTGCTCACTGCTTTGGTTATGGTTGGAATGGTTGTGGTTTGGAGCATTGATGGGTGCACAGTCAAGAACATCATTCAAGCCTGGAGGTATCAACAAGATTATCTTGCTGTAAAGTCTCATACTCCTAATTTAACTTTTGTCTCTCCATATAGTCCTGTGAACTTCACTGTGTATGGCAAAAAGCCCCTTCTAGTTAAGGGGCATGCAAGTTGGGTTTCAAGTGAGTTAGAACCCAACTTGACTTCAAATCTCATAGCTAGATGGTCAGCTCGTGGAGGTGAGCCTTGTAAAGATTCCAAGGCTGTGGAGATTGCAATTCCTGGGTTGGATGGTGGGGAAGTGATTGAGCTATCAGCTGGAGATGTGCATGAATTTGGTTTTCAAGCACTGGATGATTCAGGGAAGCCTCTTTGTGTAGGTGGGGACTACTTTGAGACTGATCTTTCAGGGGACTCATGGAAATCTAGGCCTTTGGTGAAAGATTTCAGCAATGGTTCTTACTTAATTTCATTGCAGGTTCACCCAGATTTTGATGGGGTTTACAATCTCACTATAATCCTGCTCTATAGACACTTTGAAGGTTTGAAGTTTACCCCATGGAGGTTTTCTTATGACCAAATGCTGCGAAGTGTTGCAATCAGATTCTACAAAAGCAGTGTTCGGCTACCAGAACTGCAGGGTTGCAAGGCTTCTGATTTTGACAGGGATGTGTGGATTGGAAGGTGGACAAGGCATGGCAAGAATGATGACTGCACTATAGGAAATGATGGTAGGTACCGGTGCCTAGCACCGgattttccttgccaagcaccTTGGTGCGATGGTTCCTTGGGAATTTTGGAGAGTAATGGTTGGGTGTATTCAACTCATTGCTCATTCAAGTTGTATTCAGCTGAGTCTGCTTGGAATTGCTTGAAGAACAGATGGATTTTCTTCTGGGGTGATTCAAACCATGTTGACACAATAAGGAATTTGCTCAACTTTGTTTTAGACTTGCCTGAAATACCTTCTGTCCCCAGAAGATTTGACATGAACTTTTCCAACCCAAGAGACCCTTCTCAAACAGTTAGGATTACAAGCATCTTCAATGGGCATTGGAATGAAACACAAAACTATCTGGGGTTGGATTCTCTGAGAGATGAAGGGTTTCAAGATTTGCTAAAGAAGTACTTCTCAGAAGACACAATTCCTGACACTGTGATCATGAACTCTGGCTTGCACGATGGCGTCCACTGGCGCAACATAAGAGCATTCTCTGTTGGAGCAGACTATGCAGCATCCTTTTGGGGAGATGTTATGAAGACAGTGAAGCAAAGGGGGTTGGCATGGCCAAGAGTGTTTTTCCGGAATACAGTTGCAACTGGTGGATATGCAAGGTCACTAGCATTCAATCCTAACAAGATGGAGGTGTTCAATGGTGTGTTGTTGGAGAAATTGAAGCAATCAGGAGTTGTTTCTGGTGTGATTGATAACTTTGATATGACATTTCCATGGCATTTTGATAACCGGTGTAATGATGGAGTTCACTATGGAAGAGCTCCAGCAAAGATGAAGTGGAGAGATGGCCAAATTGGACATCAATATTTCGTGGACCTTATGTTAGCTCATGTTCTTCTCAATGCGCTATGTGCAAGATAG